From Methylopila sp. M107, a single genomic window includes:
- a CDS encoding 2-hydroxy-3-oxopropionate reductase — translation MNVGFIGLGIMGKPMAGHLIAGGHTLFLKGGRKGAPADLISAGGTECASAAEVAQKADVVIIMVPDTPDVDAVLFGEGGVAEGISAGKIVVDMSSISPIETKVFAEKIAALGASYLDAPVSGGEVGAKNAGLSIMVGGDEASFEKVKPLFELMGKTITLVGPAGSGQVAKVANQIIVALNIEAVAEALVFAAKAGADPAKVRQAITGGLATSRILELHGERMIKRTFDPGFRIELHQKDLNLALQGAKALGVALPSTAVAQQLFSVCVANGGAGWDHSAMVRALEIMAAKEVG, via the coding sequence ATGAACGTCGGTTTCATTGGCCTCGGCATCATGGGCAAGCCCATGGCGGGGCATCTCATCGCGGGCGGCCACACGCTGTTCCTCAAAGGCGGCCGAAAGGGCGCGCCGGCCGACCTCATCTCCGCCGGCGGAACGGAATGCGCCAGCGCGGCGGAAGTCGCGCAGAAGGCCGACGTCGTCATCATCATGGTGCCGGACACGCCGGACGTCGACGCCGTGCTGTTCGGCGAAGGCGGCGTCGCGGAAGGGATTTCCGCAGGCAAGATCGTCGTCGACATGAGCTCGATCTCGCCGATCGAGACCAAGGTGTTCGCCGAAAAGATCGCAGCGCTCGGCGCTTCTTACCTCGACGCGCCGGTCTCCGGCGGCGAAGTCGGGGCCAAAAACGCGGGCCTCTCCATCATGGTCGGCGGCGACGAGGCGTCGTTCGAGAAGGTGAAGCCGCTGTTCGAGCTGATGGGCAAGACCATCACGCTGGTCGGCCCCGCGGGCTCCGGACAGGTCGCGAAGGTCGCGAACCAGATCATCGTCGCGCTCAACATCGAGGCGGTGGCCGAGGCGCTGGTGTTCGCGGCGAAAGCGGGCGCCGACCCGGCCAAGGTGCGGCAGGCGATCACCGGCGGGCTCGCGACCTCGCGCATTCTGGAGCTTCACGGCGAGCGCATGATCAAGCGCACCTTCGACCCGGGGTTCAGGATCGAGCTCCACCAGAAGGACTTGAACCTTGCTTTGCAGGGCGCCAAGGCGCTCGGCGTCGCCCTGCCCTCGACCGCGGTCGCCCAGCAGCTGTTTTCGGTGTGCGTCGCGAACGGCGGCGCGGGCTGGGACCATTCCGCCATGGTCCGGGCGCTCGAGATCATGGCGGCGAAGGAAGTGGGGTAA
- the ilvA gene encoding threonine ammonia-lyase, biosynthetic, whose product MDYVREILDARVYDVASWTPTDRMVRLSQRLHREVLLKREDLQPVFSFKIRGAYNKISRLSEAERAAGVVCASAGNHAQGVALSATRLGIKATIVMPVTTPAIKVDAVRHFGGEVVLSGDTFDDAYAYARKLGDEQGLTFIHPYDDPDVIAGQGTIAVEILQQHAGAIDAIFVPIGGGGLAAGIASYVKFLRPDVKVIGVEPADAASMKAAIEAGTRVTLDRVGLFADGVAVRQAGEETFRVCRALLDEVITADTDEICAAVKDIFEDTRVLAEPAGALSLAGLKSYAARNGGGDGALVAINSGANMNFDRLRHVAERAELGEAREVVLAVTIPEERGSYRRFIELIGGRTITEFNYRAANGPDAHVFVGLKFADARREKPELIAELERQGYRVLDISANETAKIHIRYMVGGRMPGLTDEVVLRCEFPERPGALAKFLDAVGTDWSITLFHYRNHGADYGRVLVGLKVPQGDRERFRERLAALGYPYEDETENPAYELFLRGG is encoded by the coding sequence ATGGACTACGTCCGCGAGATCCTCGACGCGCGCGTCTATGACGTCGCGTCATGGACGCCGACCGACCGGATGGTCCGTCTCTCTCAGCGTCTCCATCGCGAGGTGCTCTTGAAGCGCGAGGACCTGCAGCCGGTCTTCTCGTTCAAGATCCGCGGCGCCTACAACAAGATCTCGCGGCTGTCCGAGGCGGAGCGCGCCGCCGGCGTCGTCTGCGCCTCGGCCGGCAACCATGCGCAAGGGGTGGCGCTGTCGGCGACGAGGCTCGGCATCAAGGCCACCATCGTGATGCCGGTGACGACCCCCGCGATCAAGGTCGACGCCGTACGCCATTTCGGCGGCGAGGTCGTGCTGAGCGGCGACACGTTCGACGACGCCTACGCCTATGCGCGCAAGCTGGGCGACGAGCAGGGGCTGACCTTCATCCACCCTTACGACGACCCCGACGTGATCGCCGGCCAGGGCACCATCGCGGTCGAGATCCTGCAGCAGCATGCCGGCGCCATCGATGCGATCTTCGTGCCGATCGGCGGGGGGGGACTGGCGGCCGGCATCGCGTCCTACGTCAAGTTTCTGCGGCCGGACGTGAAAGTGATCGGCGTCGAGCCCGCCGACGCGGCCTCCATGAAGGCGGCGATCGAGGCCGGGACGCGGGTGACGCTCGACCGCGTCGGCCTGTTCGCCGACGGCGTCGCGGTCCGGCAGGCGGGCGAGGAGACGTTTCGGGTCTGCCGCGCGCTGCTCGACGAGGTGATCACCGCCGACACCGACGAAATCTGCGCCGCCGTGAAGGACATCTTCGAGGACACCCGCGTGCTGGCCGAGCCCGCCGGGGCGCTCTCGCTCGCGGGGCTGAAATCCTACGCCGCGCGGAACGGCGGGGGCGACGGCGCGCTGGTCGCGATCAACTCCGGCGCCAACATGAACTTCGACCGGCTCCGCCACGTCGCCGAACGCGCGGAGCTTGGCGAGGCGCGCGAGGTGGTGCTCGCGGTGACGATTCCCGAGGAGCGCGGCAGCTATCGCCGCTTCATCGAGCTGATCGGCGGCCGCACCATCACCGAGTTCAACTACCGCGCCGCGAACGGGCCGGACGCCCATGTCTTCGTCGGGCTGAAGTTCGCCGACGCCCGCCGCGAGAAGCCGGAGCTGATCGCGGAGCTCGAGCGCCAAGGCTACCGCGTGCTCGACATCAGCGCGAACGAGACGGCCAAGATCCACATCCGCTACATGGTGGGCGGGCGGATGCCGGGCCTCACCGACGAGGTGGTGCTGCGCTGCGAGTTTCCCGAACGCCCCGGCGCGCTCGCGAAGTTTCTCGACGCGGTGGGGACGGACTGGAGCATCACGCTGTTCCACTACCGCAACCACGGCGCGGATTACGGCCGCGTGCTGGTGGGGCTGAAGGTACCGCAGGGCGACCGCGAGCGATTCCGCGAAAGACTGGCGGCGCTCGGCTATCCTTACGAGGACGAGACCGAGAACCCGGCCTATGAGCTGTTTTTGAGGGGCGGTTGA
- a CDS encoding HpcH/HpaI aldolase/citrate lyase family protein, which produces MDLPQNTFKAAIREGRQQIGLWSSLASTISTEVIAGSGFDWILLDMEHSPNDLGDIYVQLQAIMESPTQAVVRVPSDDPVTIKRILDAGAQSLMIPNIEDAEQAARAVAATRYAPRGIRGFSQAPRAARFGRIPNYHATCEEQIFVILQIESQKALDNIEAIAAVEGVDSLFVGPGDLSTSLGYIGRQGHADVVTTIEATLKRIVATGAAAGILTGDEALARRYMAAGSIYTAVGSDMSVLARTTEALAAKFKNA; this is translated from the coding sequence ATGGACCTCCCCCAAAACACGTTCAAGGCCGCGATCCGCGAGGGCCGGCAGCAGATCGGGCTCTGGTCGAGCCTCGCGAGCACGATCTCGACCGAGGTGATCGCGGGCTCCGGCTTCGACTGGATCCTGCTCGACATGGAGCATTCGCCGAACGACCTCGGCGACATCTATGTGCAGCTGCAAGCCATCATGGAGAGTCCGACCCAGGCGGTGGTGCGGGTGCCGAGCGACGACCCGGTGACCATCAAGCGCATCCTCGACGCCGGCGCCCAGTCGCTGATGATCCCGAACATCGAGGACGCCGAACAGGCGGCTCGCGCCGTCGCCGCGACCCGGTACGCGCCTCGCGGCATCAGAGGCTTCAGCCAGGCCCCGCGCGCCGCCCGCTTCGGCCGCATCCCGAACTACCACGCGACTTGCGAGGAGCAGATCTTCGTCATCCTGCAGATCGAGTCCCAGAAGGCGCTCGACAACATCGAGGCGATCGCGGCGGTCGAGGGCGTCGACAGCCTGTTCGTCGGCCCCGGGGACCTGTCGACCAGCCTCGGCTATATCGGCCGGCAGGGCCACGCGGACGTGGTGACGACCATCGAGGCGACGCTGAAGCGCATCGTCGCGACGGGGGCGGCCGCCGGCATCCTCACCGGCGACGAAGCGCTGGCGCGACGCTACATGGCGGCGGGGTCGATCTACACGGCCGTCGGCTCGGACATGAGCGTGCTGGCGCGGACCACCGAAGCGCTGGCGGCGAAGTTCAAAAACGCCTGA